One Natranaerovirga hydrolytica genomic region harbors:
- a CDS encoding tetratricopeptide repeat-containing glycosyltransferase family 2 protein: MNKTVSLCMIVKNEEKNLSRCLKSIDGLMDEIIIVDTGSTDKTIEIAKAYNAKIYHYEWQDDFSAARNESIKYATGDWLFFMDADDELCHKDRERLLELIQKGAKDIYFFETHSFVGRTPGANITVNLNIRLVKNDGQYYYESPIHEQLKNKKQALTNLKTSIVDIKIFHYGYLKENISSKNKRERNKSILQDLMKKEPNNMFHYFNLGSEYFAENNYIKALECFNQVYKNFDEKTLYAPKLILRMVLCCYFLGLYEEGIELVEIGLLKYYPKYTELEYLKGLIYHKQKKYTLAIDAFNKCIQMKDSPSALKFIFGVGDYRSFAALADIYMALEDYYKAYEYAVKTLLYKKDYAQGVYHLVKILKAMQAEEKDVFKIMESHKANGKISNLIIGDALLKEGYHTLASQYIQLEKKESIHKDTLKAKYLFKSKAYEEVVRFLEHKPFTIDTFKMLSLSLILLKDEKIFKYLETIEDKEALKACRDLVKVYGELAHILFEQPTAVISYEKKERVYTQIIMEILNQLLQNNEFDVFEKALELLNLISDDTVLLQLGKLYHKNGYEKMAYKEIIRSIKDFDVIDKEGLRILEQCV, from the coding sequence ATGAATAAAACAGTCAGCTTATGTATGATTGTAAAAAATGAAGAAAAGAATTTATCAAGGTGTTTAAAAAGCATAGACGGATTAATGGATGAAATCATTATTGTAGATACAGGATCGACGGATAAAACCATTGAGATTGCCAAGGCATACAATGCCAAAATATACCACTATGAATGGCAAGATGATTTTAGTGCAGCTAGAAATGAATCAATAAAATATGCAACTGGAGATTGGCTTTTTTTTATGGATGCAGACGATGAATTGTGTCATAAAGATAGAGAAAGATTATTAGAATTGATTCAAAAAGGTGCAAAAGATATTTATTTTTTTGAAACCCATAGTTTCGTTGGAAGAACCCCAGGTGCTAATATTACCGTTAATTTAAATATAAGATTGGTTAAGAATGATGGTCAGTATTATTATGAAAGTCCAATACATGAACAATTAAAAAATAAAAAACAAGCCCTAACAAACTTAAAAACCAGTATTGTAGACATTAAAATTTTTCATTATGGATATTTAAAAGAAAATATTTCTAGTAAGAATAAAAGAGAAAGAAACAAGTCAATTCTACAGGACTTAATGAAAAAAGAACCAAACAATATGTTTCATTATTTTAACTTAGGTAGTGAATATTTTGCTGAAAATAATTATATAAAAGCATTAGAATGTTTTAATCAGGTGTATAAAAACTTTGATGAAAAAACCTTATATGCGCCTAAATTAATTTTGAGGATGGTATTATGTTGTTATTTTTTAGGGTTATACGAAGAAGGTATTGAATTAGTAGAAATCGGTTTATTAAAATATTATCCGAAATACACAGAATTAGAGTATTTAAAAGGTTTAATTTACCATAAGCAGAAAAAATACACACTAGCTATAGATGCTTTTAATAAGTGTATTCAAATGAAAGATTCTCCTTCAGCATTAAAATTTATATTTGGTGTAGGCGATTATCGTTCTTTCGCTGCGTTAGCGGATATTTATATGGCATTAGAAGATTATTATAAAGCATATGAATATGCAGTAAAAACATTACTGTATAAAAAGGATTACGCACAAGGGGTGTATCATTTAGTTAAGATTTTAAAAGCAATGCAAGCAGAGGAAAAAGATGTCTTTAAAATAATGGAATCCCATAAAGCAAATGGAAAAATTTCTAATTTGATTATAGGAGATGCCCTTTTAAAAGAAGGCTATCATACATTAGCCTCTCAATATATTCAACTAGAAAAAAAAGAAAGTATTCATAAAGATACTTTAAAGGCAAAATATCTTTTTAAATCAAAAGCTTATGAAGAAGTTGTAAGATTCTTAGAACATAAACCCTTTACAATAGATACATTTAAAATGTTATCCTTATCTTTAATTTTATTAAAAGATGAAAAAATATTTAAGTACTTAGAAACAATAGAAGACAAAGAAGCTTTAAAAGCGTGCAGGGATTTGGTTAAAGTCTATGGAGAATTGGCTCATATTCTTTTTGAACAGCCAACTGCAGTCATTTCTTACGAAAAAAAAGAAAGGGTTTATACTCAAATCATAATGGAAATACTCAATCAGTTATTACAAAATAATGAGTTTGATGTATTTGAAAAAGCGTTAGAACTCTTGAATTTAATAAGCGATGATACAGTGTTGTTACAGTTAGGTAAATTGTATCATAAAAATGGTTATGAAAAAATGGCGTATAAAGAAATTATCCGTTCCATTAAGGATTTTGACGTAATTGACAAAGAGGGACTTAGAATATTAGAGCAATGTGTGTAA
- a CDS encoding DNRLRE domain-containing protein, with product MNQIEVKTSKATFINSKNPNKNYNMDNALWVGRQGKRDGLNSLLYFDISQLKTIKEVKKATLKLYFDFVPNPNVESEIRPYLISESWNVKTVTWLNSPDISCLKGNSINVCQKGVYELDVTPIIKTWLEEIYPNYGILLGSRSNRTDDYKRIYKYNKNNPCDFFVEPTLIVEYEKDITAINKSFIIGRQSFEALIEKETQNDFRYSEANNTSDKTLVTYFIKNIGEHTAQVKLQVSGNHEDYVDDTPEFEIAPLETIALVPKIYGKYTRVAFKSHHYNASTTLKINFQSCV from the coding sequence ATGAATCAGATTGAGGTAAAAACTTCAAAAGCAACGTTTATCAATAGTAAAAATCCTAATAAGAACTATAATATGGACAATGCATTATGGGTAGGGCGTCAAGGTAAAAGAGACGGATTGAATTCACTATTGTATTTTGATATCTCCCAACTTAAAACAATCAAAGAGGTTAAAAAAGCCACATTAAAACTTTACTTTGATTTTGTTCCAAATCCTAATGTAGAAAGTGAAATAAGGCCATATTTAATATCTGAGTCTTGGAATGTAAAGACAGTGACTTGGTTAAATAGCCCAGATATAAGTTGCTTAAAAGGCAATTCTATAAACGTTTGTCAAAAAGGGGTTTATGAATTAGATGTGACCCCTATTATAAAAACTTGGTTAGAAGAAATTTACCCCAATTACGGTATATTACTTGGGAGTCGCTCTAATAGAACAGATGATTACAAAAGAATATACAAATACAATAAAAATAATCCATGTGATTTTTTTGTAGAACCTACTTTAATTGTAGAGTATGAGAAAGATATTACAGCCATTAACAAAAGTTTTATCATAGGTCGTCAATCTTTTGAAGCATTAATAGAAAAAGAGACTCAAAATGATTTTAGATATTCCGAAGCCAATAATACATCAGATAAAACACTGGTCACTTATTTTATAAAAAACATAGGAGAGCATACGGCGCAAGTTAAATTACAAGTAAGTGGCAATCATGAAGACTATGTTGATGATACGCCAGAATTTGAAATTGCTCCTCTAGAAACCATAGCTTTAGTTCCAAAGATATATGGGAAATATACAAGAGTGGCATTTAAATCACATCATTACAACGCCTCTACAACACTAAAAATTAATTTTCAATCGTGTGTATAA